One part of the Fusobacterium sp. JB019 genome encodes these proteins:
- a CDS encoding LysR family transcriptional regulator gives MTLKEMEYVITIAKYESFSKAADVLFVSQSALSQAITKLEKELGLQLFRRNNKNVSLTFAGEMFFKKGEEILNLTSRFSNELNTLASCKKRIIRLGIHQSYGKYFLPKLIPFYKKLLPNVQIKMIEDYSANLEKLLLEDKLDVIISTFQEKNSKLSYKKFFEENILLAIAKNNHLNRDFDEDENIKEIDLTNFKDENFILLIKEFKSRKIIDNICKSLNFTPNCILESKDFDTINSLVAQNMGVGFVPSSINKDRNSNYYKIKNVDSNRNFYIVYKKNIVHRPYIIAEFIKLAENAMINY, from the coding sequence ATGACACTTAAAGAAATGGAATATGTTATTACAATTGCTAAATATGAAAGTTTTTCAAAAGCCGCTGATGTACTTTTTGTAAGTCAATCTGCTCTAAGTCAAGCTATTACAAAACTTGAAAAAGAATTAGGATTGCAACTTTTTAGACGTAACAACAAAAATGTTTCTTTGACTTTTGCTGGAGAAATGTTTTTTAAAAAAGGTGAAGAAATATTAAATCTTACTAGTAGATTCAGTAATGAATTAAATACTTTAGCTTCTTGTAAAAAAAGAATTATTAGACTTGGGATCCATCAATCTTATGGTAAGTATTTTTTACCTAAGTTAATTCCTTTCTACAAAAAATTATTACCTAATGTGCAGATAAAAATGATTGAAGATTATTCAGCTAATTTAGAAAAATTATTATTAGAAGATAAGTTAGATGTTATTATTTCCACTTTCCAAGAAAAAAATTCTAAACTTTCGTACAAGAAATTTTTTGAAGAAAATATTCTTTTAGCTATAGCTAAAAATAATCATCTAAACAGAGATTTTGACGAAGATGAAAACATTAAAGAAATTGACTTAACTAATTTTAAAGATGAAAACTTTATATTGTTAATCAAAGAATTTAAATCTAGAAAAATCATTGATAATATTTGTAAAAGTTTAAATTTTACACCTAACTGTATTCTAGAATCAAAAGATTTTGATACAATAAATTCTTTAGTTGCTCAAAATATGGGAGTTGGTTTTGTCCCAAGTTCTATAAATAAAGATCGAAATTCCAATTACTATAAAATAAAAAATGTTGATAGTAATAGAAATTTCTATATTGTTTATAAGAAAAATATTGTTCATAGACCTTATATTATTGCAGAATTTATTAAACTTGCAGAAAATGCAATGATTAACTATTAA
- the fabG gene encoding 3-oxoacyl-[acyl-carrier-protein] reductase — MNRIEGKVALVTGGAMGIGRAIVEKFASEGAKVVIACDINPCEYEQENVVGKILNVTDREGIKELVKEIAEEYGTIDILVNNAGITQDGPFVRMKESQWDSVIEINLKGVFNVTQAVAPIMTKHKKGSIVTLSSVVGIYGNIGQTNYAATKAGVIGMTQTWKKELARKGAQIRVNCVAPGFIQSPMTDKLSEKAVDNILSGVPLKRMGTKEDVANTVLFLASDESSYITGVTIPISGGLSF, encoded by the coding sequence ATGAATAGAATAGAAGGAAAAGTTGCTTTAGTAACAGGTGGAGCAATGGGGATAGGTAGAGCCATAGTTGAAAAATTTGCATCAGAAGGGGCAAAAGTTGTTATAGCATGTGATATCAATCCTTGTGAATATGAGCAAGAAAATGTAGTTGGAAAAATATTAAATGTAACAGATAGAGAAGGAATAAAAGAATTAGTTAAAGAAATAGCAGAGGAATATGGTACTATTGATATTTTAGTAAATAATGCTGGAATAACTCAAGATGGACCTTTTGTAAGAATGAAAGAATCTCAATGGGATTCTGTAATTGAAATCAACTTAAAAGGAGTTTTTAATGTAACTCAAGCAGTTGCTCCAATTATGACAAAACATAAAAAGGGATCAATAGTAACTTTATCATCAGTAGTAGGAATATATGGGAATATAGGTCAAACAAATTATGCTGCAACTAAAGCAGGAGTAATTGGTATGACACAAACTTGGAAAAAAGAGTTGGCAAGAAAGGGAGCTCAAATTAGAGTTAACTGTGTTGCTCCAGGATTTATTCAAAGTCCAATGACAGATAAATTATCAGAAAAAGCTGTAGATAATATTTTAAGTGGAGTTCCTTTAAAAAGAATGGGAACAAAAGAAGATGTAGCAAATACAGTTTTATTCTTAGCAAGTGATGAATCTTCTTATATTACAGGAGTAACAATTCCTATTTCAGGTGGGTTATCATTCTAA